ggggaggAAAGGATCAGCAATTCTATAAGTGGATGCTAGCAGTCCTATAGGCAGGGATATACCTTCTGTATCTGACTGTGGGAGCTCCTTAGTAAGCCTTACTGTAGGAGTAACAGCCTGTGTGTTCTGACCCAATGCCTGGATGTGCTCGTCTCTTTCAGACAGATGAATGGCGTCTCAGCTATATCAATAAGGACTTCTCCATCTGCCCTTCCTACCCTCCAGTGGTTATTGTCCCCAGATCCATCGATGATGAAACACTTCAGAAAGTTGCAGTGTATCGCCATGGCGGTCGCTTCCCAGTCCTCAGCTATTATCATAAGAAGAACGGCATGGTAAGCTGCATTTGGTTAGTTGGTCGTACCTGAAAGAGGCATATAAACCTCCTCAGATCTCATTAGCCTTCTTTAATGACAAACAACTTGTGCTTTAGACTTAATACAGTTCATGAGACATTCTCTCATATTATTTTCCGACTTATTTTTAAGCTTCGAAACTGCTTCTGGGTGATGGAATGAGTAATCTCCATCTTAGAAATAGCTATTAATGTGCTTGTTTGGGCACATATGTGGCATGAGCTTGTCTCATCTTGCCCTTAGTGCTGTGAGCTTGTAAAGCCATAATTGGCACCCTAACTTGCTTTATCTGCCAAGAGGCTTCGTACTGAAAGGATGGCAGAAACCACATTGTCCTGCCTCTGGGTGATGGGCTGCCTCCTTCACAGTGGAATCGTGGTGACAGCAAGTGTGCACGGAGCCAGCACTGCTTCTGCTGTGTAACTGTTGGTTGAGTGATCAGAACAATCTGTTCTCCAAGCCTTTCAGTATAACGTGTTTCAGGAGCAGCAAAATCCTGCTGTTGCACAGACTCCAGGAACTGATACGTTATAATTAAATGTACTTTATGAAATCGTTGAGTAATTCCCTGCATCTTGCTGATGTAGTCGGTTCTGAGGATGTTGGGGTGCCCAGCTTGCATCCCTGATCCAGGTTCCTGGGTCAGATGCTGCGTTCTCACCTCCCATGGACAAGATTTGTAAGGACACCTAATCTAATCCTGCAGTACTCTActtttgtgggttgtttttttttttgcctccagTTTCCTAAGTCACGCATTCAGCTCTTTCTCTGCTTGGGTGAAAGCTGTTGAAGGAAGACTTGTTCAGTCACCCATCTGAATTGGGCACGTTTCAGGTGTGAGGAATGTAACAGCATTTGTCTCAGTGCGTGAACTTGTGACAGTAATGCTGTCTGTCGTGTTGCTCTCTTGGCTTTGGGCTCCCAGTACAGCTGGGGGTGCTGACTGGCTGTTCTCACCTCTTGAATGCTTCAGCTGTTGGTATGCAGCAGAACTCTAGTTGGAAAGGcagttatgaaagaaaaatctcagctaaTAGATCTGTAGAACTAGGGCTTATTTGTGTAGCTGCTGAGGAGAGCTATTCCTAACTTACCTGCATCTTTGGCACCTGGAATAGTCGAGTCACACACAGATTTGGAAAGAGACTTTAAAAATGATGATCCTAAAAACACTGGTTTGTGAAGGAATTATAGGCAGGAGTTTGTGAAGATGGCCCTGTGATAATAATTAAAGGGATCAGGTCTCTGAGAAGTCTAATGTAAGAGGTACTCTGCCAAATGATTGCACAACAAGCTCAGTCTCTGCACTTGAAAGAATGGAAGATTCAGGGCAAGGGGGAACAGGAGGAACCAGAGAAACGTGGGTCAGTGTTTTTGTGCATCAAACAGTGCAGACGAGCACATTTTTCTGATTGTCCTGATGTTGTGGATCAAACTTGAAGCTGATATGAGAAGTGCAGTGGGATGAGAGGTGtgtttgaatcacagaatggcctgggttgaaaaggaccccaatgctcatccagttccaaccccctgctatgtgcaggtcaccaaccagcagaccaggctgcccagagccacatccagcctggccttgaatgcctgcagggatggggcatccacagcctccttgggcaacctgttccagtgcctcaccaccctctgggggaaaaacttcctcctaatatccaacctaaacctcccctgtctcagtttaaaaccatttcccttgtgctatcaccatccaccctcacaaacagccgttccccctcctgtttatacgctcttCTCAAATACTGGAAGGACACCACAGGAAAAACTACAGATCCAGGAGTGCTCCATTTGCCATTTTCCTCTCTGAGCAGATACGTAAGAAGCTCCTTAAGGTTGAGAGTCTTAAGACTCTGTTTCCTAATTGGGGATTACTTGTCTCCACAGGTGATGATGCGAAGCAGCCAGCCTCTGACAGGTACAAACGGGAGACGCTGTAAAGAAGATGAGAAACTTGTTAATGCCACTCTTCGTCCTGGGAAGCGTGGGTACATCATTGACACGAGGTCCCTGAATGCTGCCCAGCAGGCCAGGGCTAAAGGAGGAGGCTTTGAACAAGAAGTGTATTATCCCCAGTGGAGGAGGATTCACAGGTGCATTGAGAGGTGGGTGAGATCACACAGGCCTTCTTCTGCACTGGGCTTTGGAGGGTTGTGTTGGCAGAGCCACGCCAGCTCCATGGAAAAATTGTCTTCTGTAAGACATGGCTGTGCATCTTGATTGTTGTCAGTAGGGTTGCATTCTAGCAAAATGAAGGTTTTTAGCTTTGGAGCAGCTTGTTTTGAACAGCTTGATGCTGCTGCAGGTTTCAGATATTTTGCAATCTCCCTGTGCCATCTATGTTTCTGACCATCCGTGGTTGCAATCCAGCTTTACTCTTTGCAGTGCACGTGAATGAAGAAGTCCTTTGCTAGGGAATTGCTACAGGAGAGGACTTGAGCGTGGCTGTCACAACTTTGTATCCAGTACTTTTCTCtggaaatttaatattttattggcTATGTGGAGACAAGTTGCTGGAGTAAACAGACCTTTGATCTGACTTTGTTCTACTGCTCCTGAGCCTTGGTTTTGGGGAGTCTTTCTATATGGGCATGCAGTAATGTTGCTGGGTCTATTGAAAGTCAGTTACTCTTCTTACTTGCTGTATAGGCTAGCTTCTGAGAAGCTAATAGAAGGATTTTCCTATCCTCTACTTTGAACTGTTAGGTTTTGCTTCTCAAAACTGTGGAATTGTTGGTTACTTTGCAGGTTGATGGTAGGCATCAGGTTTATTCATTCCtctctttgcatttcttgtaaggtttttttaagctttttgaGGTCTAGTCTACTGGCTGCATCCTTTGTTACCCTGAGCACGTGCTGGAGTCAGTGGGAAGTGACATCTGATCCACTTGTAGTTTGATGCTTCTGGATGGCATGTTGTGATACAGGGCCAGAGAAGCAGCTCGCTTTACCACTGCGTGCAGAATGCCAGCTTTCCAGATCTTGAGGATGCACTTCAACTgcaaaagtgaaacaaaatgcaTTCCCTCTCCCTATCCTTTTAATCTTCTACCTTATTCACTTAGCCAAACTAATCTTTGTGTGGTCCTACATTGCGAAGCTGAGTCTGGCTTAGAGTTTTGTGTTGCAGTGGGAGTTACGTGATGAATGGTTTTTGGGTTACTgttgcagctctgcaggttAAAGCAGCCAGCataacaggaaacaaaacacttgAAGCTTGGCTCACGCTTGCTAACATCCATGCCAGACTGCAGTGACACGTGTGTTTGGTAAGAGGACTAAGGCTCTGAAGCACTTTGCATATAAAGTGTAGGTATGGCTGaatgcaggcagagctcagaTCTGAGCTCTGTTGTAATACCCCATGAAgcaatttgttttgaaatggaaGAGACAACTTCTGTCCAGATAGTGGTGTTCTGCTGGCATCTAGCCATGGCTTGGGATTCCTGGCGAAAGCAGGCTCTGAATAATGACATGACATCCCTGGGGTCATCCTTCCTCATGTAACTGTGCATAACTCTCAGTGCTTCATTTTGATATCAGTAATTCTGAGATCAGTGcgtgttttgtctgtttttctgcattactGCTAATATTTCCAATATTTTGCTCTTCCCAAAGGTTTAATATTCTGCAGGAAAGCCTCATCAAACTCGTAGAAGCTTGCAATGACCAGTCACACAACATGGACCGCTGGCTCAGTAAACTGGAAGCTTCCAACTGGATGACTTACATCAAAGAGATACTCACTGCAGCTTGCCTAGCTGCTCAGTGTATTGATAGgtaaagctttttatttcttattcaaaGAGCCTAGGGTTTCTCATTCACTGGTTAGAATAAttgttaaatacatttatttcctgtttaGGTGTTAATACTTAAACCTCTAGTAACTGGCCACCATAACTAGCTTGCTTGCACTTAATGCACAGCATTGTTTCCTCGTCATGATTAAAGAATATTCCTTTAGTACCTCACGTTTGCATTTGAGTACAAGCCTGAGGGAGGAAATGTTGACTAAGGGTGAGTATTATCTCACCTAGATGAGATCTATTCCTGTGTCTGCTTCTACTGCTCTAACAAAGTTGGTTTTATTGGagttttaaagtattttttcaacTGAAAGCTTCCAGTACCCCAGGTCACTTTCAGGCTGCTTCTAGgagaaatggattttttttattattctcctAGGAATTGGTCCATTGCAAAGAGCTCTCAACCTTTATCCCCCTGGTCTATCTGAGAAATCTTGCTCGTTTATTATAAGTGTTTGTGACTCTAACCTaacatttctttaataaatgCTCCTCACTTGACTAACTTATCCTCAAGCTTGAGAGAGAAGCTTAATGTCAGGTGTCAGGATTTAAGACCAAAGGTAGGGGTGTAAATGCAGTCTTTTTGTGGCCCTGGAAGGAGAAAGcctttctcaaggctgaagAAGCCCTCGCTTTTCATAGCAGCTGGGGAACATTACACAGCTACGCAAGCAAAGCTGAAATGCAGCCTCATTGGTAGAATTACTGCATTGAAATATGAGCTACTGTGCGTTCTAAAAGCACTGATGGTATCTGTTTAGTTATAGGTTGTGCCAGGAAAGGATGGCTCTCAAATCAATGGTTTTATCTGTAATTCTTTCCCCTTGTGTACACTGAGAAAAATCAGTGATGAAACTCCTCTGGCTTCTCGGGAGAGCAGACggttttgtcatttttaagctctccttttttctgtttACCTGGAGTTCTGACATGCCAGCACCAATCTGATGCCTTGCCTGCCTCGCTCGGAGCCTGGTGATGGTAGCTGAGCTGATAAAAGTGGCTCAGTTATGTTGGCCCCAGGGAGGGAGTGGCTGGAACATCTTTCTGGGgcaaaaaagatgaaatgtaAAACTGTTATCCCCATGTGCTCCACTTTGATGAGAGCATAGGCTTGGTGATTGACTTCTGCAGTTGTGCTTGGCAGTGAAGGggcctctgctgctgtctggggGAGGAGCAGAGAAAATATCTGAAGATCATCTGAACTGTTGAAGCACTGGGTTTATTTTAGGTTTAGGACTGTAAACAAAGATGTTGCAATGTTTAAGGTATGGATTTATTACTGCTTTTCAATTCAAAAAGCAGATAACATCTATCTGCAGGATTACTTGCTTCTCAGATGGAGCTGTTTTACCCACGCTTTGCTGCTAAACTTGGGTAtctgcacagaaacaaatacAGCCTGCAGTGAATCTCCTTTCTATGTAATGATGTTAGCAGAATTGAGACATCAGTTCAAGGTCTGGGAGGAGTAAGGGGTATAAATGCCACTTAATAccatccagtctttccttcaTGAGTATTTAAATTAGATTCTGGAAGCATATCTAAATGTGGCCTAGGATGGAGGAAGACCAGAGGGAATCAGCTGTCCTGGGGTGTGGGTCATGTGAGCCCCTAACAGCATGCAAGACCCTCCTGTCCCAAACTGCCACGTGTTTTGCTCCTCATGTTCTGCTGCTTCACTTGTGCTGGCTGGTGAGCAGGAAGCCTTTGTTCCTGGCTCTTAGACAAGCTTTCTTGCTCAGGACAAACAATTTATCTCCCTTTCTAGAGACCAAGCTCTGCCTTTCTCCATTCTTTCTCCTGAACTGGCTTGCTTCTCTTTCAGGAAAGCAGTTAAGGTGCAGGTGTGAGCAAGAATCTCACAGTACTTTTTACAGAACATTTGGGAAGATGATCCATCTTCAGAGGGTATGGGAGCATTTCAGAGTACTTAGCAAAACAATAAATGATGAGCAAAGTCTGATGTGTTGTCATTCACTGGGGTGTGTTCCTGGGATGTGTTCTGCTCATTCATACTGTTATTCCCTTCCATCTTTCTCACAGGGAAGGTGCATCAGTGTTGGTTCATGGGACTGAAGGAACTGATTCAACACTCCAGGTAACTTCTCTGGCACAGATTATCTTGGATCCAGACTGCAGGACCATACAAGGCTTTGAATCTCTTCTTGTCAGGGAGTGGCTACAGGtaggtcctggtggacaaaatGTCAATCTGTTCTCTTGGCATTTCCATTGGGAAATGGCCTGAGAGGCAGTAAACAGGTTACATCTTGGTGTACATGTGTGAACAAATAATCCTTGTCTGAagaagcagaatcacagaattgccagggttggaagggacctcaaggatcatcaagctccaactcccctgcccCAGACAGGGccgccaacctccacatttcataccagaccaggctgcccagggccctatccaacctggccttgaacacctccagggatggacggggcatccacagcctctctgggcagctgttccagcacctcaccactctcacaggaaagaacttccccctgacatccaacctaaatcttccctccctcaacttaaaaccatttccccttgtcctgctgttatctaccctttccaagagttgactcccctcctgtctgtaggctccctttaggtactgaaaggctgcaatgaggtcaccccacagccgccttttctgcaggctgaacaagcccagctccctcagcctgtcttcataggggaggtgctccaatcccctgatcatctttgtggctcctctggaccctctccaacagctccctgtccttcttgtactaGGGGCTccagacttggacacagtactgcagaaggggcctcacaaaagcagaatagagggggacaatcacctccctgtccctgctggccacccctcttctgatggagcccaggataccatttgctttccaagcagcaagagcacactgctggctcatgttatgcttttcatctatcaagacccgCAGGTCCTTCTAtgtagggctgctctcaaggaccgctccttccagtctgtatggatgcctgggattcctccgacccaagtgcaaaactctgcactttgctgtgttgaacctcaggttcacccaggcccacctttcacGCCcgttgaggtccctctgaatggcatcccttccttccaccgtgtaAATAGCaccattcagcttggtgtcatcagcaaacttgctgagggtgcactcgattccatcatcgatgtcattgataaagatgttaaagagcactttTCCCTGGGTTATTTCAGTAGAGTTTTGAGTTGGGTAGTGCTGAAATTTGGCCCTGAGAAGGGCTCCCAAATAGATGGGAGCTTCTCAGCAGTGGCACAGGACAAAGGCAGGTACCAGCTGACTGCAGAAGAGGAGCCCTGCCTGCTTTGCTGCACAGTGGCCACACAAGGTGCAGGCACTGGTGTAGaagacagagccctgggggTCACTGCtcgttaccagcctccacctggacacagagccattgatgaccaccctctgtctgcggcctttcaatcagtttcttatccatcgagtgctccacccatcaaatccacatccctctaatttggagataaggatgtgtcTGGGCCTTGTCgaaggccttgcacaagtccaggtaaatgacatcagtcacctttcccttgtccaccaatgcccTCACTCCACCATAGgaggccaccagattggttaagcatgaccttcccctggtgaagccctgctggctgtctcggatcacacgctcattcctcatgtgataAAGCATGTCATACAGGATGACCTGTGACCTGTTCCATGattttcccaggcacagaggtgaaactcaccagcctgtagttcccaggGTCCTTGTAAATGGGAGGGATGTGACCtttcctccagtcatccgggacctcacctgacagccatgagttttcaaatatgatggtgagcagcttggcaaccacctcagccagctccttcagcgCCCTGGGCTGGACGCCATccggccccatagacttgtacacatcCAGTCTCATGAGGCGGTCTCGGACTTGTTCTGCCCTTACAGTGTGGGAGGATTTACTGCCATGGTCCCCACTCATAGGTtcagggatgcagggctcagggacgtgaGAAGTACTGGAATCCTGGCCACCAGTGAAGACCAAGACAAAGAAgtcattcagtacctcagccttttcttcatccattgaagccagttctcccttcACATTCACCAAAGGAGGCACACTCGCTTTGGCCTGTGTCTTCTGGCCAGtgtacctgtagaatgtcttcccattgtttttcacatccctcgccaagttcagttgcctttcctgatcccacgtcTGCAgatctggatggcatccctgtattcttcccaagtgacCCGgccttgtttccagagcttgtacgcACCTTTCTTGCCCTCAGTGCCCAGCAGGACCTTGCTgagccatgctggtttcctacctcctctgcccgctttcttattcagagggacagagagctcttgtgctctcagaaaggcgtccttgaagagtagccagctctcctcaacatctttgtttttaaagatggCATCCCAGGGGATCTTGGCCAACAGTCCATTGAGCACCTTAAAGTTCGCTTTTCCAAATTCAGGGTCCTGAcgccactctttgccaggcgCACATCCCTTGAGATCACAAACTCGACCAGGACATGCTcactgcagccaggctgcctccaaccttaacGCCTTTAATGATCTCAAGTAAAGTTGTTACCGAGTCACTTGTACCTCTGGCACATCATGGGGCCTGTACCTCTCGCTGCAGTTTTGCAGTTTGGGGCAGCAGCCTGTTTTATGTGCGTAAGATGAACAACTCTTTAGAATACCATCTggactgaaacagaaaactttcATTTCACTCTTTGTATTACTGGAGTTAATATCCTCATCTCGGTTCTTTGGTGCCCCTACAGCAGTTCATTCTTAGTTAAAAATATCCCATCAACTACATAGcctgaaaaggcagaaaagtaTCACTGGGTGTTTGAAGCTGCACATGCTGCATGTGCTctgggggaacagctgtttacaagagTGAAGAGGGATAGgtcaagggggaatggttttaaactgagacgggaggtttaggttagatcttaggaggaagtttttcactcagagggtggtgaggcactggaacaggttgcccaaggaggttgtggatgccccatccctggaggcattcaaggccaggctggatgtggctctgggcagcctggtctgctggttggcgaccctgcacatagcagggggttggaactagatcatTTTGAGCCTTTTCAACCcgagccattctgtggttctgtgatacTCACATTCTGTTGCTCTTTGTGatgctctgatttttctttatagGCTGGTCACCCTTTTCAGCAGCGCTGTGCCCAATCAGCCTACTCAAATAGCAAGCAGAAATTTGAGGCCCCAGTGTTCCTTCTCTTTTTGGACTGTGTATGGCAAATCCTTCATCAATTTCCTTGCTCTTTTGAATTCAACGAACACTTTCTTGTTACACTCTTTGAGCACGCCTACGCTTCACAATTTGGGACTTTCCTGGGAAACAACGAAAATGAAAGGTTGGTGAGATTGCTTGCTCTGAACCCCTTAAATATCAGGTTGTATCTGGCAGAAATGTTGCTTGATTTGAAAAAAGGTGAGGGTGATGGTTTGGTCTCTCTGGACACAGGTGAGTTTCTCTTGATGCAGTTGCATGGTGTGCTGCAATGCTAGGGGGCTTCTCCTTCTCTCAAGCACTTGAGCAGGCCAACATTCAGCATCTGAATCCTGCTCAGCTtctgatgctgtgctgtaccaGTGGGGCAGCTCTGGCCACGCACTGAGCAGCGCTGCTGGAGTTCAGGAGGGTAGGAACCCCACAGGACAGCTGGCAGCTGCCAGTggtttcatttcctctttttatctTAAACCTGTCTATTTTCAGGCCTCCTGAGTCCAGTAAGACTATGTGTGAAGACCTCTGAAtgaacagagggaaaaaaatagtgctgatcatacaaataaatacaaatacaaataaaggCAGGGTGAAGCCTTTCAAAACCTCTCAGCCCTGAAAGTAACCTTTGCTTAGAAGAGATTCCTGTCTtctgcagggatgctgctgaACTGGTCAGACTGCAAAACTAAGTCAGGTTTAAAACTTATCAAATGAAATTTGGAAGAATATGAATGTTAGGTGTAATAACCTCTGTCATGTCTGAGTGCATCCACCTGTGATCACAAGCATGTTTGAAGTCCAGTGTTAAGGTTGTGCTGCCTGAAGTATTCGTGGGGATGGCAAATATCCCACCTGGGTGACAGCTCAACAGGATGAGATTTGCTAGAATCCAACGACTAGAAACCCTTGTTTAACTCTAGGTGGTGGGTTTGACCCAGGAAAAAACGtttctttctgtgctctgaTGCTTCCTGCCACCAGAGGGATCTAACAGGCCGTATCCAATTCTGCCTTCAGCCTACACCAGGAATTGCACTTAATGTTGACCTACCAGCATTCCTCACGACTCAATCTTAACAAGACTGAGTCCTTTTGCAAAATTGGCAGGCAAACTATTTTTGGGGTAGGCGACTGACATCCGGAAAGAAGAAGGCAGCTAACTTCCACCCAaattaaaatgacaaagaaaagctGGGGAAACAGTACTTGAGTGATCTGCTTTTAGGTTTCTACCAAGCTGGTGCCATGCTGATGAGTGGTACTGAAGGGATGAGCTTGAATTGTTGATCCATTACTTTGGGCTAGTAGTAGCGCATAGGAAAGCCTGTGGCAGTCTAAtctgacaaaacaaaatgagtTGTCTTCTTCTGGATcgagccctgggcaacctgatctagctatgTGTGTCCCTattcactgcaggagagttaactagatgacctttaaaggacccttctaactctaaggattctatgattcttagtCTAAAACTGAAAGCTAATTAGGTCCTTTGGGTTTGCCAGGTCTAAActgaagctgcagcagaagaCTATGTCCCTGTGGTCCTGGGTGAACCAGCCCGAAGAGCTGAAAAATTTCCAGAATCCTCTTTTTGAGGCCAACAGCCTTGTCATCTGGCCCTCTGTGGCCCCACAGAGCCTGCAGCTCTGGGAAGGTAAACCAAGCTCATATATATTTTGTGACTACTGGGGAAGCATCTGCTTCTGTTGTCTCTGCTGCATGCTTGGTCTGTCTCAGCTGTTAACGTTCTCACTCCCTTTGAAATCTGTTCCAAAATATGTTTGGAATGTAGTTTACCCAGAAGCATAATGCTTCCTCATGAAGTTTAGCAACATGCTCATTTTTGGCAGGAGTCACACTGAACCTTCTCAGTACCATTTAACTTGTTAGCACAGTATCTTTGCAGTGATGCAGCCTTATCTATGGTAAGTTTTGTAAGCCTCAGGCTTTCTTTATTCTGTGTAAGCAAGACCTTTTCCTCCCGGCCAATAGGTGGGCAATCTGTGCACTAGATGATCTGTTCAAGAAACTTTCTCTGACCTATGTGATGTGcagaaacaggttgcccaaggaggttgtggatgccccatccctgcaggcattcaaggccaggctggatgtggctcggggcagcctggtctgctggttggtgacctgcacatagcagggggttggaactggatgagcattgtgggccttttcaacccaggccattctaagattctgtgtCTGCTAAAAAGTTAACGACAATGAAGTAAGCAGGCTGTTTTGGCAGGCCAGAGACTGAACATGGACGTTTTAGtatgagaaaaaaggaaggcaaaTTCTTTAACCTTAGTTAATAGAATGATGGATGCATAGCAGGTTCAGTATTGCTAAGTGCTGTTTAGGGaagagagtaagaaaaaaatatgtaaactATATGCATGTTActtgagagctgactgaatgAGAATAGCAGTTCCACCTCTGATTACAAGAAatccttctgactttttctGTCTCTGGGCTTTCAGGTGTATTCCTACGATGGAACAGGCCTTCCAGATTCCTAGATGAAGCTGAGGAAGAAATGAGGAGGATTATAGACTACAACAGGTTTCTTCTGGATAAGGTTAATTCAATGAGGAAGCAGATAATGCAGACAGAAACGGAGGACGGGATGGACAGGATGCAGGaggtgcaggaggagcaggaggagcaggaggtgcaGAAGGTGCAGGAGGTTCAGGAGATGCAAGAGGTGCAGGAGGTTCAGGAGATGCAGGAGGTTCAGGAGATGCAGGAGGTTCAGGAGATGCAGAAGGTGCAGGAGGTGCAGGAGGTTCAGGAGGTGCAGGAGGTGCAGGAGGTTCAGGAGATGCAGAAGGTGCAGGAGGTTCAGGAGGTGCAGGAGGTGCAGGAGGTTC
This genomic stretch from Meleagris gallopavo isolate NT-WF06-2002-E0010 breed Aviagen turkey brand Nicholas breeding stock chromosome 2, Turkey_5.1, whole genome shotgun sequence harbors:
- the MTMR9 gene encoding myotubularin-related protein 9, translated to MEECLNIASSIEALSTLDSVTLMYPFFYRPMFEIVEDGWSAFLPEKEFEVLSSVTDEWRLSYINKDFSICPSYPPVVIVPRSIDDETLQKVAVYRHGGRFPVLSYYHKKNGMVMMRSSQPLTGTNGRRCKEDEKLVNATLRPGKRGYIIDTRSLNAAQQARAKGGGFEQEVYYPQWRRIHRCIERFNILQESLIKLVEACNDQSHNMDRWLSKLEASNWMTYIKEILTAACLAAQCIDREGASVLVHGTEGTDSTLQVTSLAQIILDPDCRTIQGFESLLVREWLQAGHPFQQRCAQSAYSNSKQKFEAPVFLLFLDCVWQILHQFPCSFEFNEHFLVTLFEHAYASQFGTFLGNNENERSKLKLQQKTMSLWSWVNQPEELKNFQNPLFEANSLVIWPSVAPQSLQLWEGVFLRWNRPSRFLDEAEEEMRRIIDYNRFLLDKVNSMRKQIMQTETEDGMDRMQEVQEEQEEQEVQKVQEVQEMQEVQEVQEMQEVQEMQEVQEMQKVQEVQEVQEVQEVQEVQEMQKVQEVQEVQEVQEVQEVQKVQEVQKVQEVQEVQKVQEVQKVQEVQEVQEMQEVQEMQKVQEIQEVQEMQEVQKVQEMQKVQEIQEVQEIQEVQEIQEVQKVQEMQKVQEMQKVQEIQEVQKVQENP